From the Eremothecium cymbalariae DBVPG#7215 chromosome 6, complete sequence genome, one window contains:
- the FSH3 gene encoding putative serine hydrolase (similar to Ashbya gossypii AER356C) → MTEETEKRVLMLHGYAQSDAIFSSKTGGLRKELIKLGYELYYPCAPIKIDRGGVNEETTYDPTVDGIELHGWWIRDFNGRLQIPHTTYSKIREYIVENGPFEGIIGFSQGAAFAGYLCTNFRKIVGLTKEQQPDLKFFISFSGFRLEPDPYYKQYQKDSINVPSLHIMGELDTVVSEERVMALYDAYPDNSKTLLKHAGGHFVPNSKVFVTKVVNWLKSLDQPSIAEDLGNPKKCEKDGDMPELEEELLNIIDGFGKA, encoded by the coding sequence ATGACAGAAGAAACGGAGAAAAGGGTATTGATGCTTCATGGCTATGCTCAATCTGATGCGATATTTAGCTCTAAAACGGGAGGTCTACGTAAAGAGTTGATAAAGTTAGGATATGAACTATATTATCCGTGTGCACCAATCAAAATTGATCGGGGAGGCGTCAACGAGGAAACAACATATGATCCTACTGTAGATGGTATAGAATTGCATGGATGGTGGATTCGGGATTTCAACGGTAGGTTGCAAATTCCACATACCACATACAGCAAGATACGTGAGTATATAGTTGAGAACGGTCCGTTTGAAGGGATCATTGGATTTAGCCAAGGTGCGGCATTTGCGGGGTACTTGTGCACAAACTTCCGGAAAATAGTAGGGTTGACTAAGGAACAACAGCCTGACCTAAAGTTCTTTATCAGTTTCAGTGGGTTTAGGCTTGAGCCAGACCCGTACTATAAACAGTATCAGAAAGACTCCATAAACGTACCATCGTTGCATATTATGGGCGAGTTGGACACCGTGGTTTCAGAAGAACGGGTGATGGCATTATACGATGCATACCCAGATAATTCCAAAACCTTATTGAAACACGCCGGAGGCCATTTTGTGCCAAACTCAAAGGTATTTGTCACAAAGGTGGTGAACTGGCTAAAATCACTTGATCAGCCTTCTATAGCGGAAGACTTAGGAAACCCGAAAAAATGCGAAAAGGACGGTGATATGCCTGAGCTAGAGGAAGAATTGCTAAATATTATCGACGGCTTTGGTAAAGCTTGA